In Anabrus simplex isolate iqAnaSimp1 chromosome 4, ASM4041472v1, whole genome shotgun sequence, a single genomic region encodes these proteins:
- the LOC136872604 gene encoding uncharacterized protein has translation MPSKEETCILSSNTNSTTTQDFMARDVENLVSEIKENLRLSGFKSRPAFSIHHRSRASPYRIPNRSWGDSNCEMCSKSASKSCGGHTCITVSKKSTVSTSEDPYEMLQELLRDGSLIKEAVRRLQKGLSPKQRYFYESDDDTRSPLRMCHLEL, from the coding sequence ATGCCTAGTAAAGAAGAAACTTGTATTCTTTCTTCTAACACTAACAGTACAACAACACAAGACTTCATGGCTCGAGACGTGGAAAATCTTGTGTCTGAAATCAAGGAGAATTTACGTCTCTCCGGATTTAAATCACGACCTGCTTTTTCAATTCATCACAGATCTCGAGCGTCGCCGTACAGGATACCAAACCGAAGTTGGGGTGACTCTAATTGTGAAATGTGTTCCAAATCGGCGAGTAAAAGTTGTGGTGGTCATACGTGCATTACAGTGAGCAAGAAATCTACTGTTTCAACAAGTGAGGATCCGTACGAGATGTTGCAGGAATTACTTCGAGATGGTAGCCTGATCAAAGAAGCTGTTCGGCGCCTGCAGAAAGGATTATCGCCCAAGCAGAGGTATTTTTATGAATCCGATGACGATACGCGTAGCCCTCTTCGAATGTGTCATTTGGAACTTTGA